Proteins from a single region of Xenopus laevis strain J_2021 chromosome 9_10S, Xenopus_laevis_v10.1, whole genome shotgun sequence:
- the cldn6.1.S gene encoding claudin4L2, whose amino-acid sequence MASTGLQILGMALALIGWVGCIITCALPMWRVTAFIGNNIVVAQTIWEGLWMNCIVQSTGQMQCKVYDSMLALSQDLQAARALTVICILVALLAMLIGVVGAKCTNCIEDKNAKAKVSMVSGIVFLVAGILLLIPVCWSANSIIRDFYNPLVVEAQKRELGAALYIGWASAALMLLGGGLLCCSCPKREDNHYSAQYTAASQPRSDYPSKNYV is encoded by the coding sequence ATGGCTTCTACTGGTCTCCAGATCCTTGGCATGGCTCTTGCTCTCATTGGCTGGGTGGGATGTATAATAACCTGTGCCTTGCCCATGTGGAGGGTGACTGCCTTCATTGGGAACAACATAGTCGTGGCACAAACCATCTGGGAAGGACTGTGGATGAATTGTATTGTGCAGAGTACCGGACAGATGCAGTGCAAGGTCTACGACTCCATGTTGGCTCTGTCCCAGGACTTGCAGGCTGCCCGTGCCCTTACTGTCATCTGTATTCTGGTAGCCCTGCTAGCCATGCTCATTGGTGTTGTGGGAGCCAAGTGCACCAACTGCATAGAAGACAAGAATGCCAAGGCAAAAGTCAGCATGGTATCCGGCATTGTCTTCCTGGTGGCCGGTATCCTCCTGCTCATCCCTGTCTGCTGGTCTGCAAACAGCATCATCCGTGACTTCTACAATCCGCTGGTGGTGGAGGCTCAGAAGAGAGAACTTGGAGCTGCTTTGTATATTGGGTGGGCTTCTGCTGCTCTCATGCTCCTGGGTGGAGGCCTTCTGTGCTGCTCTTGCCCCAAGAGGGAAGATAATCATTACTCTGCCCAATACACTGCTGCCTCCCAGCCACGAAGTGACTACCCCAGCAAGAACTATGTCTGA